TATCCTATTGAAAATGTTCTGATACCAAAGGTTGTTCAAGAAAATCAATTAGTTAAAGCAAATTCTGTAATGTCTGTTGCCTATCAGGGCTTAGATTTCGTATTTAACGGTTTATCAGGAATATTAATTGGATTTTTTGCTATTCCCATACTATATGGAATAAATATTGTCTTTTTTCTTATTCCTATATTTTTAATGATATTGCTTGAAAGGAATCAAACCATAAAAAAAGAAGAGAATCAATCTTGGAACAAAAACTATAAAGAAGCATTACTGGAAGGAATAAAGGTAGTTATTCACCCCTTGCTGCGAGCATTTTTAATTCCGTTAACAATGGTTAATTTTTTATTTGCGATGCTTCTTGTGGCACTGCCGTCTTTTGCAAATCAGTATGGAAATGGTCCTTCAACATACGGATTGACAATTGCATTCTTAGGACTAGGGTCGATGCTGGGTGCTTTGTTTATAGACAAATTCAAGACAAAACTGCGATTAGGTATTACCTTGTCTATTGGGTTTATGTTATCAGGGGTTACGTGGCTTTTGATGGTGTTCAGCATTCAGGTATCAGAATTTCTTTTTTATATGTTGCTGGTTGTGTCCTATGCATTTATCGGGGCTATTAATGTATTGTTTACTGTTCTTTTTCAGAAGCTGCCGGAAGAAAAAATGCTGGGACGTGTGAACACAGCTATTGAAAGCATT
The nucleotide sequence above comes from Oceanobacillus timonensis. Encoded proteins:
- a CDS encoding MFS transporter, whose protein sequence is MLLFKNKKFQYLIWSRISSNIGDSIFYIVSMWVVSEISGSPVLTGVAGFLFTLPSILNVFIGPLIDRSNPIKLYIFASFLQAFLLGMILFASNVGDMNIWMLLCIIFLLTIFSEAVYPIENVLIPKVVQENQLVKANSVMSVAYQGLDFVFNGLSGILIGFFAIPILYGINIVFFLIPIFLMILLERNQTIKKEENQSWNKNYKEALLEGIKVVIHPLLRAFLIPLTMVNFLFAMLLVALPSFANQYGNGPSTYGLTIAFLGLGSMLGALFIDKFKTKLRLGITLSIGFMLSGVTWLLMVFSIQVSEFLFYMLLVVSYAFIGAINVLFTVLFQKLPEEKMLGRVNTAIESIISFAMPVGSLIGGFLTEIASPIFVLCLFGIGLIILGAFYLMNRNIQSLPSIDKVEKLQK